One genomic region from Kineobactrum salinum encodes:
- the leuA gene encoding 2-isopropylmalate synthase, with protein MSPFDHRKYQSFAPVRMPSRRWPDRQLERAPIWCSVDLRDGNQALIEPMTSRQKSRLWDQLVKIGLKEIEVGFPSASGHDYNFVRDLIDNDRIPADVTVQVLTQARPDLIEKTFEALRGVRRAIVHVYNSTSTVQREQVFGLERAGIVDIAVRGAQLVKECAARYPETEWVFEYSPESFTGTELDFAVEICNAVTAVWQPTPQRPAIINLPATVEMSTPNVYADQIEWFCDRIERRDSLLISLHTHNDRGCAVAAAELGVLAGADRVEGTLMGNGERTGNMDIVTMAMNLYSQGIDPELQLGHMDEIIQTVKECTRLPVHPRHPYAGELVFTAFSGSHQDAIKKCLAKRDPREPWQVAYLPIDPADIGRSYQEVIRINSQSGKGGIAYVMERDYGYELPRWLQIDFSAAVQIHAEAQETEVSPEAIYQLFERTYLTGERRWQLGDYQVKRADQVDQLQAELLDGSTRHALTGSGNGVVASFVDAMQRFTGKQVVLVEYSEHALSHSAEAEAVCYIQLNIEGERYCGVGRSPDIIEASLAGILGAINKAAEQDQLAA; from the coding sequence ATGAGCCCGTTCGACCATCGCAAGTACCAATCCTTCGCACCTGTCCGGATGCCCTCCCGCCGCTGGCCGGACCGCCAGCTGGAACGGGCCCCGATCTGGTGCAGCGTCGATCTGCGCGATGGCAACCAGGCCCTGATCGAGCCGATGACGAGCCGCCAGAAATCGCGGCTCTGGGACCAGCTGGTGAAAATCGGCTTAAAGGAAATCGAGGTCGGCTTTCCCTCTGCTTCCGGCCACGACTACAACTTTGTCCGCGATCTGATCGACAACGATCGCATTCCAGCCGATGTGACGGTGCAGGTGCTGACCCAGGCGCGGCCGGACCTGATTGAAAAGACCTTTGAAGCCCTGCGCGGTGTCCGGCGCGCGATTGTCCATGTCTACAACTCCACTTCCACGGTCCAGCGCGAGCAGGTGTTCGGTCTGGAGCGGGCCGGTATCGTGGATATCGCTGTGCGCGGCGCGCAGCTGGTCAAGGAATGCGCCGCCCGCTATCCGGAAACGGAGTGGGTATTCGAATATTCTCCCGAGAGTTTTACCGGCACGGAGCTGGATTTTGCAGTCGAGATCTGCAACGCCGTGACCGCAGTATGGCAGCCCACGCCGCAGCGTCCGGCCATTATCAACCTGCCGGCCACGGTGGAAATGAGTACGCCCAATGTCTACGCCGACCAGATCGAGTGGTTCTGTGACCGGATCGAGCGCCGTGATTCCCTGCTGATTTCCCTGCATACTCACAATGACCGCGGTTGTGCTGTGGCTGCGGCCGAGTTGGGAGTGCTGGCCGGCGCCGACCGGGTCGAAGGCACCTTGATGGGCAACGGCGAGCGCACCGGCAACATGGATATCGTCACGATGGCGATGAATCTGTACAGCCAGGGCATCGACCCTGAACTGCAGCTGGGACACATGGATGAAATCATCCAGACCGTGAAAGAGTGCACCCGGCTGCCGGTGCACCCGCGCCATCCCTATGCCGGCGAACTGGTGTTCACCGCCTTCTCCGGCAGTCATCAGGACGCGATCAAGAAGTGCCTGGCAAAGCGGGATCCCCGCGAGCCGTGGCAGGTCGCCTACCTGCCGATCGATCCGGCCGATATCGGCCGCTCCTACCAGGAAGTGATCCGCATCAACAGCCAGTCGGGCAAGGGCGGCATCGCCTATGTCATGGAACGGGATTACGGCTACGAGTTGCCGCGCTGGTTGCAGATCGATTTCAGCGCTGCCGTGCAAATCCACGCGGAGGCGCAGGAAACAGAGGTGTCCCCGGAGGCGATCTATCAGTTGTTTGAGCGTACCTACCTGACCGGCGAGCGGCGCTGGCAGCTGGGTGACTACCAGGTCAAACGCGCCGATCAGGTGGACCAGTTGCAGGCCGAATTGCTCGACGGCTCCACCCGACACGCCCTGACCGGCAGTGGCAACGGCGTGGTGGCCTCCTTTGTCGACGCCATGCAGCGCTTCACCGGCAAGCAGGTCGTGCTGGTGGAATACAGCGAGCACGCGCTGAGCCACAGCGCCGAGGCTGAGGCGGTGTGCTATATCCAGCTGAA